A part of Geothrix oryzae genomic DNA contains:
- a CDS encoding OprO/OprP family phosphate-selective porin — translation MKALISPLALALMAGPLFAQTSADTDQRLSDLEKKIEKLTKLETRKDDAKDSGFTVKFGGRFHLDSVFFNGNENRLANGTQLRRARISFKATFGKNWLGEGDYDFADSTASIKDMWVGYQGFKNTLIQVGQFKAPFGFDTLSSSNAIWFTERSYSDVWTPDRHVGIAYQTWGERWQTKLNFFGQAIDDTNNAGSLDANGSDQGWGYAGRFTVAPVLVSETKAVHLGVATTYRKPNADYSTTALTPLASLQYVVDLSGRPEAGKISKAKFLNAKISNVDNWKQYGAELAGVWGPFSWQGEYQQTKVYRRAAVGTGAAALASVVDHSFATYYGQVSWVFGGQRTYEVSDGLFGKVVPSKNGAWEVVARYSKMDQDDLTALDAVKGGVAKNMSLGLTYYMNKNIRWMMDYTKVDNNENAKPKGVYGGIVNDDFAFTSLRLQVNF, via the coding sequence ATGAAAGCTCTCATCTCCCCCCTGGCCCTGGCCCTGATGGCCGGCCCGCTCTTCGCCCAGACCTCGGCGGACACGGACCAGCGCCTGTCCGATCTCGAGAAGAAGATCGAAAAGTTGACGAAGCTCGAGACCAGGAAGGACGACGCCAAGGACAGCGGATTCACCGTGAAGTTCGGCGGCCGCTTCCACCTGGATTCCGTCTTCTTCAACGGCAACGAAAACCGCCTGGCGAACGGCACCCAACTGCGCCGCGCCCGCATCAGCTTCAAGGCCACCTTCGGGAAGAACTGGCTGGGCGAGGGTGACTACGATTTCGCCGACAGCACCGCCTCTATCAAGGACATGTGGGTGGGCTACCAGGGCTTCAAGAACACGCTGATCCAGGTGGGCCAGTTCAAGGCCCCCTTCGGCTTTGACACACTCAGTTCCTCGAACGCGATCTGGTTCACAGAGCGCTCGTACAGCGATGTCTGGACGCCCGACCGGCATGTGGGCATCGCCTACCAGACCTGGGGCGAGCGCTGGCAGACCAAGCTGAACTTCTTCGGCCAGGCCATTGACGACACGAACAACGCGGGTTCCCTCGACGCCAACGGCTCGGACCAGGGCTGGGGCTACGCGGGCCGATTCACCGTCGCGCCCGTGCTCGTCTCGGAAACCAAGGCCGTGCACTTAGGCGTGGCCACCACCTACCGCAAGCCCAACGCCGACTACAGCACCACGGCGCTCACCCCCCTGGCGAGCCTGCAGTATGTGGTGGATCTCTCCGGCCGACCCGAGGCGGGGAAGATCAGCAAGGCGAAGTTCCTGAACGCGAAGATCTCGAATGTGGACAACTGGAAGCAGTACGGCGCCGAGCTGGCGGGCGTCTGGGGTCCGTTCTCCTGGCAGGGCGAGTACCAGCAGACCAAGGTCTACCGCCGCGCCGCGGTCGGCACTGGCGCCGCCGCCCTGGCCAGCGTGGTGGATCACAGCTTCGCCACCTACTACGGCCAGGTGTCGTGGGTCTTCGGCGGCCAGCGCACCTACGAGGTCAGCGACGGCCTCTTCGGCAAGGTGGTGCCTTCCAAGAACGGCGCCTGGGAAGTGGTGGCGCGCTACAGCAAGATGGACCAGGACGATCTGACGGCCCTGGATGCGGTGAAGGGCGGCGTGGCGAAGAACATGAGCCTCGGCCTGACCTACTACATGAACAAGAACATCCGCTGGATGATGGATTACACGAAGGTGGACAACAACGAGAACGCCAAGCCCAAGGGGGTCTACGGCGGCATCGTGAACGATGACTTCGCCTTCACCAGTCTCCGCCTGCAGGTGAATTTCTAG
- a CDS encoding SixA phosphatase family protein, which yields MLRSLLLSLILSLALGAQDTVVVFLRHAEKAHRGDTALLSAQGRRRADALPCDLAAYHPTALFASNLIRTQQTLTPLSQQLGLPIRVYERGSEGALGRHLLIQHAGQVVVVCGHSDTLADLVGALGHPDAFPEVAGFDRFWVLRVKPGGGTPGLEECRQRPLPPGPASDQEAKP from the coding sequence ATGCTCCGGTCCCTGCTGCTCTCCTTGATCCTGAGCCTCGCCCTTGGGGCCCAAGACACGGTGGTCGTGTTCCTCCGGCACGCGGAGAAGGCCCACCGGGGCGATACCGCCCTGCTGTCAGCCCAGGGCCGTCGCCGAGCGGACGCACTTCCCTGCGATCTGGCGGCCTACCATCCGACGGCGCTGTTCGCCTCGAACCTGATCCGCACCCAGCAGACATTGACGCCCCTGTCGCAGCAGCTCGGTCTTCCGATCCGAGTCTACGAACGGGGAAGCGAGGGCGCGCTCGGTCGACACCTTCTCATCCAGCATGCGGGTCAGGTCGTGGTGGTCTGCGGCCACTCGGACACCCTCGCGGATCTGGTGGGCGCCCTGGGGCACCCGGACGCCTTTCCGGAAGTTGCGGGGTTCGATCGCTTCTGGGTGCTCCGGGTCAAGCCCGGCGGCGGAACGCCGGGCCTGGAGGAATGTCGCCAGCGGCCCCTGCCCCCGGGTCCGGCGTCCGACCAGGAAGCCAAGCCGTGA
- a CDS encoding cache domain-containing protein, which produces MSVTHWLMPIALVSPVLVAQDTREVEAFVKEAVSFVKANSRDAFLNEVSRPIGRFNVQKTKRLYLTVYDLDGKVIGHGKKTQEVGGNQFAAKDKSGKLYIQERIGLARKKGGGWVEETKINPANMQTQVKRTLVAFQGGMVICCGMYEG; this is translated from the coding sequence ATGTCAGTCACCCATTGGCTCATGCCCATCGCCCTGGTCAGTCCCGTCCTGGTGGCCCAGGACACCCGGGAGGTCGAGGCCTTCGTGAAGGAGGCCGTCAGCTTCGTCAAGGCGAATTCCCGTGATGCCTTCCTGAACGAGGTCTCGCGCCCCATCGGGCGGTTCAATGTCCAGAAGACCAAGCGGCTCTACCTCACGGTCTACGATCTCGACGGCAAGGTCATCGGCCACGGCAAGAAGACCCAGGAAGTGGGCGGCAACCAGTTCGCCGCCAAGGACAAATCCGGAAAGCTCTACATCCAGGAGCGGATCGGCCTCGCCCGCAAGAAGGGTGGCGGCTGGGTCGAGGAGACGAAGATCAATCCCGCCAACATGCAGACCCAGGTGAAACGGACCTTGGTCGCTTTCCAGGGCGGCATGGTCATCTGCTGCGGCATGTACGAAGGTTAG
- a CDS encoding inorganic diphosphatase: MLKGEKNFFTGYDTHNVDGTVNAVIEIPAGSTAKYEVSIKTGLIELEQKNGAPRFVQYLGYPCNYGNIPRTILSKEKGGDGDPVDVLVLGSAIPTGSVVKTRPIGILSLVDGGEIDDKVILVLEGSPFASCKSVDELDAKFPGATTILKTWFTSYKGRDKKGNLILSSPGFKGRAEAIRLIGDAALDYERSVVTEADKRALDEKGNPRLYRWAGAKNLGE; this comes from the coding sequence GTGCTCAAGGGGGAGAAGAACTTCTTCACGGGCTATGACACCCACAATGTGGATGGTACGGTCAACGCCGTGATCGAGATCCCCGCGGGCAGCACAGCCAAGTACGAAGTCAGCATCAAGACCGGCCTCATCGAGCTGGAGCAGAAGAACGGCGCGCCCCGGTTCGTCCAGTATTTGGGCTATCCCTGCAACTACGGCAACATCCCCCGCACCATCCTCTCCAAGGAAAAGGGCGGCGATGGCGATCCCGTGGATGTCCTGGTGCTTGGCTCCGCGATTCCCACCGGATCCGTGGTGAAGACCCGGCCCATCGGGATCCTCAGCCTCGTGGATGGCGGCGAGATTGACGACAAGGTCATTCTCGTCCTGGAAGGCAGCCCCTTCGCCAGCTGCAAGAGTGTGGACGAACTGGACGCGAAGTTCCCCGGGGCGACCACGATCCTGAAGACCTGGTTCACCTCGTACAAGGGGCGGGACAAGAAGGGCAACCTGATCCTGAGTTCCCCCGGATTCAAGGGGCGCGCCGAGGCTATCCGGCTCATCGGGGATGCGGCCCTCGACTACGAGCGGTCCGTGGTCACCGAGGCCGACAAGCGGGCCCTGGACGAGAAGGGCAACCCCCGCCTGTACCGCTGGGCCGGCGCCAAGAACCTGGGCGAGTGA